The Microbacter margulisiae genomic sequence GCAAGGGAAGATTTGCCGGAACCCGACAATCCAGTGATAACCACCAGGGAATTGCGTGGAATCTCTACTGAAATATTTTTTAAGTTGTTGACGCGAGCGCCCTGTACTGTAATATTTTCTTGTGAAGCCATACTATCAAACTAAAAATGACCGGGCGGCCATTTATTCCATCCACAAAGGTACAGATAAGTTGGCGTTTATCAATTGCCGGATGTATGACGAAAAAAAGAAAATAAGAAGTCAATAAAGCTACGGGAAAACACATTCAATGGAATTCTCATTCTTCATCCGTTCGTTTGTTCCCTTATTTCTTTATCCCCTCAATAATTTTATTCTTATCTACACTGCCTTGAGAAGAGCCGAAGTAGAAACTGAACACCTGGGTGATAATGGCGCTGAGCACTCCCAACACATAGAGTACCACATCTTTTACTTCGGCTTTAATCACTTCATTGCGGAAGATGATAATATAGAAAAGCGCGAAGGTGAGCACTGTACTGCCAATGGCAAGAAAGGAGGTGATATTTTTAGAGAGCAACGTAGCATTGGCGCTGGTCTCAATATTGGAACTGCGGGTACGGGCGCTGTCAATATCGGCAAGCCGGGTTTTCTGCTCCTCGATGTCGAGCCGGCGTTCATCGAGCCGGTACTGCATCTCGGCTTTTTTCAGTTCCAACTCCTGCTGCATCACTTCCTGTTTAGTGGTGATCACTTTGTCCAGCACGTTGCCTACGCTGTCCACCAGTTTGCCCGCGCCTCCACTGAATAAATCGGTTAAGAAACTCATAACAAATTAATAATTACTAGTTTTCATCTTCACATCATTCCAGTGCCCGGCAAACCCAACCGTATAAATATTTCCGGCTTTCGGGGCGTTTGCGTACAATCGTAATGTAACGGGCAATTTTTGCCAAGGCAAATGACGCAAGAAAATGGTCAGGGTCAAAAGCGTTTATTTTTCCCAGCGACTCCGGCCCAATAACGCCATCGGCATTGGATTCTACCACCATTTGAGCCAGTGATGCAGAGGTTTTCAACCCGGCATTCACGGCAAAATCGAAGATAGAATCGGCCACCAATTGGTTTTCTATCTTATCGCCGGAAAGCGCGTCCCAATAGTTTACCTGGTAAAACGCTTCTACCTGCTGTTGCAGACCGGCATCCTTCTCCATATTGCCAGGAAATTCGTTTCTGGTCTTGGCCATATCTACGCTCACCCAGCCCTCCCATTTACTGTTGATACGGCGGGCAATGCCCTTGTAGGTTTCGCCACCCGGATCATCGGGATCATTCACGTATCTCCCTTCACGGTCGAGCACTTTTTGCAGTGCCGGAAGAAATAAAGCCATGATGTTATTCGGTTTAATAATGTTCTGTGCTATTGCTCCTATTGCCGTTTCCCTACTCCCGGCTCACTGCTTTGTAACCGGGAGTGAGGAATATGTGGCTATATAACTCTTTCCTTATGGCACGATTGCGGCAAACATGCCACTCCATGGACCTACCTTGCCATTGCGGTTGACCCAGCGGGCAAAGCCGTAAACGGTCTTACCGCGTTCCTGGGTAGAAAACAGGATGGCATTATGCGACCGAGAGATATTGCAGCTATTCGGGCAATCATCAGGAATGGCGGGAGCTGGGGTATCTACTTTATACCATACCTCACAAAAAGAGACATTCCTGGGTTTATAGTGTGTCCCCGAAGCCGATGAGTCGGAATAGACAAACCTGAGCATCGATATTTCCTCTGTGTTAATCGTTATCACCGGTGTTGTTATGGGAGCCGGCGAGGGACTATAACCTCCGGAATTTGCCTGATGGATATGCAATGCCTCTTTATCGGCAGCCGTTATTGCATCATTATACAGCAAATAATAGTTATACAAATCGATCAAACTTATCTCCAATTTGCCCCAGGATGCTTCCCGGGCAGCAGTTGCAGCAGGATTACGGATGCTTCTATTGCTGGTTACATCGTATTTTTGCTTATAATCCGCTAGCTGTGCTGTAATGGACGTTATGGTCTCCGCAGGAATATCCCATGCAGTAGCATTTTCGGTACATAGCTTAACCACATTGTTGGCAAAATCGTAACGGACATTTTGTACTCTGGGCATGGTGTAAGTTTCTTTGCTCATGGCATTAAATTTGAAAAGTGAATACTATAGTTATTTCCTATCTAACATATTGATATTATATATTTTATAAACCTAAATTATACCTTTATGATGATTATCGAATGAAACGGTTTGATCACCGATCTGTACTGTTTGATCACCGATCTGTACTGTTTGGTCATCAATCTGTACTGTTTGGTTACCGATCTGTACTATTCAGTCATCAATCTGTACTGTTTGGTTACCAATCTGTACTGTTTGGTTACCGATCTGTACTGTTCAGTCATCAATCTGTACTGTTCAGTCATCAATCTGTACTGTTTGGTTACCGATCTGTACTGTTTGGTTACCGATCTGTACTGTTTGCTTAGGTATCTCTATCAGGTTGTCCCGCTTTGAGTTTTTTCCGAAAAGCATCATTTTGCATTGCCCCTCACAACAGGGGGAGTCTCTAAAAATGCTCCTGATGATGAAAAGAGAATTAAAAGAGGAATACTCCCATTGTTGTGAAGAAGGCAAAAACCAAAAAACAGTGTCAAAATAAAATGGACATGGAAAACCATTCAAACTTACTTACAGAGGCCTCCGCCCCATTCATTTACAGTTCAAAATTAGATGGATAAAAAATAACAAACAAATGCGTAATTTGCAAAAAGGATGGTTTTGTGTTAAAATCGTGTATAAGTGGTCAAAAACAGTGACTATCCGGTTAAAATTCGTGACTGAATTTATTCCACATTTGATGGAAAAGGAGCAAAACAGGTTGTTTTTTATCTATTTTAACCATACAAAAACAGAGAAAACCGCTTATACCCATTCAATGGCTGAATGACAAGACAGCAGGAAGGTAAAGAAGCTATGCCTTCAATCCTTCTGTCTCTCACTCTTTCAGTCCTTTCAATGTCTAACCCTACCCCAGTTCCGGGTATTTCCCTTCATCAGAAGGGCAGAACAATCTGCAAGAGCAAGCTAAGGCTAATATGGTTACCGGAGAATAATGTTCAAGTGCAGTCCCCTTTGGTGAAAGGGGACGAGCGGAGGGGTTGGAAAGTGAATAACTGAATGATTGAACAACAAGAAGTTAAGTGAAGATGAGAAGTTATAACCCTCATTCTCTCAATCCTTCAATCTCTTATGACAATGGACAGTTGACAATGAAAATCTGAAGATCAGAAGTTAAAGAAGTTACGGGAAGTTGAGAAGATAAAAACTGCAAAGTAGACAGTAGTTGGTAGATAGTAGATAGTAGGAATCTGAGAATCGGAAATTTATCCTAAATCCCTAAAGGGACTTTAAACGCCAAATGATTGAAGAAGAAGTTAAGGAAGTTGGAACCTAAAACCTTGTTTAATTTGCCTCCTGCTTTTAAATTTATATGTTGCAGACCTCAAAGGTTTTAAAAACCTTTGAGGTCTCTCTACGTCAAAATTTCCATAACAGATTGACTTTAGACTTTCGCCCTGTTGCCTTTACACTTTCAACCGTAGTTCCTTTCGGCTTTCGACTCCTGTTCTCAATCTTTTACTTCGAAGCCACCTAATTAGCTTTAATCATCTTATTGATTATGTGGATTTTGTATATCAACGGGAAGTATGGGAGCAGGCATCCGGCAACTAATAAGACAGCAATGAGTGTATTAACATCCTGGTCGCGTAAACAGTAGATCAACACTACCACCAGCAAATTAATAACCGTTATAATGAGGCTTGACTTAAGATGGGAAAAACCCAGGTCAAGAAATTTGTGATGGATATGGCTTTTATCAGGCAGAAAAGGTGATTTTCCTTTCAGGATCCTGCCACAAAACACCCGCGTCATATCAAACAACGGAACAAAAAATGCCGCAAGCGAAAGTGCCAGGGAAGAATATTTGACAGAGGCGTCGGATGCAACTGCCAACTCGTTGTATTTAATCATCAGCGAAGCAAACAAAATACCCAGCACCAAAGAACCGGTATCGCCCATAAAGATTTTGTTTGTTTTGCCGAAAACATTGAAAAACAAAAATGTGACGAGTGACCCTGCTATTGCAAAAGAGAGGATGGCATACTGATATTGGCCCAACGACCAAAACGAAAAACAAAAAAAGAGAGCGATGAGCAAACTTAAACCTCCGGCCAGGCCATCAATGCCATCAATCAGGTTGATGGCATTCACCAATGCAACAATAGCTAATAATGAAAGGACCACACTGCTTATGTAGTCTATTCCATATATTCCCATAATTCCATGCAGGTTTGTAATCCGGATATTTCCCAGTACGATTAAAATCAGTGCGCTGCCAATCTGTATAATAAATTTGCGCCGGTGGGACAGTACCAGGATATCGTCCTTGATGCCAATAAAAAACATGATTAACATGGCAACAATCATGTAACGGATGTCGCCTAAGGGCAGTGAATACATCGAGATCAAAGATGAAACAGAGATTCCTATAAACAAAGCGATGCCACCAAGATTGGGGATAGGTTCTGTGTTGACTTTCCGATAGTTGGGATAATCAAGTAACTTTTTTGCTTTTGAGATGTGAACAATAACCGGAATAGAAATATAAACCAAGTAACCGCTTACAAGAAATGCGATTATCATTTGAATAATGGATTGCATAAGCCAGAAAAATTAATACCTAAAAAAATAAATTATACATTTGCCTGATTGACGCCTTTCCATAGGTTTTTCAACCCAGAATCAATATCAAAGTGTCATGTAAGGTTGCAAAGGAGCTTTTGGACACATTGTTTTCTAATTGTGGAACATACGCTCTCTTTGCTGTCGGAGGGTATAAAAAGATATGGCAAATAATAAGAAGGAATCGTTGGGATTGTGTACACGGAAGTAAGATAGAGTTGGCATATGAAAATATTTTGTGCTATTATAAACAGCAGATATGTATTAGATGCAAAACCGGGCTATTTAGATGCAGCAACAGACGCCGTAGATAATAAATTATTCCTAACAAGCATTTAAATATCTGGTTTATAACTTTTTTCAAAAACACATATAGATCATCAAAGGTAAAAAATTTCGATGATAATAATAAATCATTTTTATCCATAAAACAAACAATCAGGTTAGCCGGTGAAAAACAATGACTATCCGGTAAAAAATCATGGGTAGACTGCATTTAAATCATCTCAAATTTTTCCTGAAGCGCTTTAAAACAGGTACGCGAAATAAGAAACGGTGTTTCATTTTGAAATGGAGGTTGCAACACACATTCCTTAGCTTTGATCATACAGAGATAATCAATATTAACAATTTGTTGTTGATTAATTCGAACAAAAGAGGTAGCATAATGTAAAATATCTTCAGCAGTGGTACTGCGTTTCAGTGGAAGGCGTTGTCCATCAATAACCACTGCCTGCCATTGTTTTTGTTCTTTACTATATTCAAAGTAGCCTATCTTTTCTTTTTGCAATAATTGGAAACCGGTTACGGTTGCAATCATCAACACTTTGTTTTCGGGCAGCACGCGTGATATCCTGTCATGGAATGTATGGCCGGCCTGTATTTTTGACACATGTGACAGGAAACGGTTGATCACCAAATTAAAATCTTCTGGTGTGAAAGGTTTGAGCAAAAAGTCAAAAGCGGATTCCCGCAAAGCCTCCAGCAAATATTTCTCATATGCAGTATAAAAAACAACCTGCATCGGCCAATATACCTCATCACGTAAGGTGTGTAAAAATTCCAATCCACTCATATCTCCAAGCTCCACATCAAGGAACAACAGATCGGGAGTTTGCTGCAACACCAGGGCGCGTCCGTCAGAAACATTGCAGGCAGTGCCAGCCAATGTAATTTGAGAATAGCGTTGTAAGGATTTTTTCAGGTTATCAATACATAAGGCTTCGTCATCAATAATAACTGACGTATAAGCCGTTTTTGAATGTGTCATCATGAAAAAAATATTTGATATTGGAATAGTCTAAAGAGAACCACGGTTGAAAGTTTAAGGTGTAAAGGCAGCAGAGGACAACACTTGAGCACTATCTTCCGGTAACCATATTAGCCTTAGCTTGCTTTGCAAATTGTTCTGCCCTTCTGATGAAGGGAAGTACCCACAGGGGCAAGGGTTAGATATTTCCGTATCTTCTTTAACTTCATATTATTCAGTCATTCTGTTAGCCGATTTACTCAAATACATAATGTTCCGGAATATAGATTTCAACTTTAGTACCGGTACCTGCATCAGCAGGAATGTTCATCACAGAAAAAACGATTTTCTCCCGGTTCTTTGCATTTAATAATTGTATGGTCTGATACAAAACCTTCAACCCGGTCCCCGTGCTATCATTAGTCCGCTGTTGCCCTGGATAATACCCTGCACCATTATCCTGAATAACAATTAAGGCACCTTCCTTATGCCGTGTAATGGAAATTGACAAAAGTTTTTTGCCTGGTTTGGGAGTGAGTGCATGCTTTATGGCATTTTCTACAGGAATTTGTACCATCATGGAAGGAAGGCGCAATTGATCCATATCCAGTTGGTCGTCAATATGCCATGTTGTAGCAAAGTCCTCCCCCAGTCGGTGTTTTTCCAATGCTATGTAAGCTTTTACAAAACCAATCTCTTCCGCCAGACTTACGGATACTTGCTCGGTCATTGCCAGGCTCTGGCGTAATAAACTCACCAGGGAAAACAAACTTTGATGCTTTTGTTTGTCCTCTTCCGTACTGATTTCACGATTGAGCACATTAAAAGTAAAATGAGGCGACACACGGTTGCGAATATTTTGCAAACGAAGCCGGGTGATTTGTTCCTGATGCCTGATCCGTTGCAGATCCTTTTTCTTTTTCGTGTAGAAATAAAATAGTGCAGCCACCGCCACGATAATAATGCTTAATAGTATCCAGATATAATTTGTTAGCCGTAATGCTTTGATCTGCTCTTTTTGGGAATGAATGTAATACTCCCGCTGCAAGATAGCCGAATCCTGCCGGAAGCGCAACTCAATTTCCGCAATACGGGAGTTTACCTCCTGGGCTCTGACAGAATCATTCAACAGCATATTTTGTGTCTGGTAAGCAAAAGCCTGCTTGTAGTTGCCAATCATGACATAATAATCTTCCCAACATTTATTGCGTAACGA encodes the following:
- a CDS encoding glycoside hydrolase family 108 protein, whose product is MALFLPALQKVLDREGRYVNDPDDPGGETYKGIARRINSKWEGWVSVDMAKTRNEFPGNMEKDAGLQQQVEAFYQVNYWDALSGDKIENQLVADSIFDFAVNAGLKTSASLAQMVVESNADGVIGPESLGKINAFDPDHFLASFALAKIARYITIVRKRPESRKYLYGWVCRALE
- a CDS encoding glycosyltransferase family 4 protein — translated: MIIAFLVSGYLVYISIPVIVHISKAKKLLDYPNYRKVNTEPIPNLGGIALFIGISVSSLISMYSLPLGDIRYMIVAMLIMFFIGIKDDILVLSHRRKFIIQIGSALILIVLGNIRITNLHGIMGIYGIDYISSVVLSLLAIVALVNAINLIDGIDGLAGGLSLLIALFFCFSFWSLGQYQYAILSFAIAGSLVTFLFFNVFGKTNKIFMGDTGSLVLGILFASLMIKYNELAVASDASVKYSSLALSLAAFFVPLFDMTRVFCGRILKGKSPFLPDKSHIHHKFLDLGFSHLKSSLIITVINLLVVVLIYCLRDQDVNTLIAVLLVAGCLLPYFPLIYKIHIINKMIKAN
- a CDS encoding LytR/AlgR family response regulator transcription factor, encoding MMTHSKTAYTSVIIDDEALCIDNLKKSLQRYSQITLAGTACNVSDGRALVLQQTPDLLFLDVELGDMSGLEFLHTLRDEVYWPMQVVFYTAYEKYLLEALRESAFDFLLKPFTPEDFNLVINRFLSHVSKIQAGHTFHDRISRVLPENKVLMIATVTGFQLLQKEKIGYFEYSKEQKQWQAVVIDGQRLPLKRSTTAEDILHYATSFVRINQQQIVNIDYLCMIKAKECVLQPPFQNETPFLISRTCFKALQEKFEMI